One genomic segment of uncultured Desulfobacter sp. includes these proteins:
- the ltrA gene encoding group II intron reverse transcriptase/maturase, whose translation MNRKPQQMELFPASQIAESLGNNDRLMEMILERNNIIRAWKQVCANKGAPGVDGMKISQLGNYLAKHWPGIQQDLLNCEHKPLPVKRKEIPKPDGGVRLLGIPTVLDRFIQQAISQILEQVWEPFFSEYSYGFRPGRSAHDAVVQGKRYMVEGYTYVVDMDLSKFFDRVSHDRLMSRLANRIKDKRVLKVIRQYLRSGVMISDVTVPTEEGTPQGGPLSPLLSNIVLDELDKELEKRGHRYVRYADDFMIFCKSRKAAERVKQSITRFLTVKLKLKVNQDKSAISRPWLRKFLGFTYFQMCGQSKIRIHAKSMKRFKDKVRELTSRKRGKSLWQVIQELNQYFRGWWNYFRLTEAKSFLKGLNIWIMRRLRSLVWKQWKNPKTRVRNLEKLGIAHHDAMLCGNARKKYWRMSKIKWVAIAMPERYFIDKGLYLPGN comes from the coding sequence GTGAATAGAAAGCCACAGCAGATGGAACTGTTCCCAGCGTCACAGATTGCCGAAAGTCTGGGAAATAACGACCGGTTAATGGAGATGATCCTTGAACGCAACAACATTATCCGGGCATGGAAACAGGTGTGTGCGAACAAAGGCGCCCCCGGAGTAGACGGTATGAAAATTAGTCAACTCGGGAACTACCTGGCAAAGCACTGGCCTGGAATTCAGCAAGACCTGCTTAACTGTGAGCATAAACCGCTACCGGTGAAAAGGAAGGAAATCCCCAAACCGGACGGCGGTGTCCGTTTACTTGGAATCCCTACGGTGCTGGACCGGTTTATCCAGCAGGCCATATCTCAGATCCTGGAACAGGTATGGGAACCCTTTTTCTCTGAATACAGCTATGGATTCAGACCAGGCAGATCCGCCCACGATGCGGTTGTGCAGGGTAAAAGGTACATGGTTGAAGGTTATACATATGTCGTGGATATGGACCTGTCTAAATTTTTCGACCGAGTTTCACACGACCGCCTGATGAGTCGACTCGCCAACAGGATTAAGGACAAGCGCGTATTGAAAGTGATACGGCAATATCTAAGGTCCGGCGTAATGATCTCAGACGTTACGGTTCCCACGGAAGAAGGAACTCCCCAGGGAGGCCCGCTTTCTCCTCTATTGTCCAATATCGTTCTTGATGAGTTGGATAAGGAACTGGAGAAGCGAGGGCACAGATATGTCCGTTATGCCGATGACTTTATGATCTTTTGCAAAAGCCGGAAAGCGGCCGAAAGGGTTAAACAGAGTATCACCAGGTTTCTGACCGTGAAACTCAAGCTCAAAGTAAACCAGGACAAAAGTGCTATCAGTAGACCGTGGTTGCGCAAATTCCTTGGATTCACATATTTCCAAATGTGTGGACAGTCAAAGATTCGAATTCATGCCAAAAGCATGAAACGCTTCAAGGACAAAGTCCGGGAATTAACCAGCCGCAAGCGGGGGAAAAGCCTGTGGCAAGTCATTCAGGAATTGAACCAATACTTTCGGGGATGGTGGAATTATTTCCGGCTTACAGAGGCCAAATCCTTCCTCAAAGGGCTCAATATCTGGATAATGCGAAGGCTGCGAAGTCTTGTTTGGAAACAATGGAAAAATCCCAAAACCAGGGTTCGTAACCTTGAGAAACTTGGTATTGCTCACCATGATGCCATGCTTTGCGGCAATGCCCGCAAAAAGTACTGGCGCATGAGCAAAATCAAATGGGTGGCCATTGCCATGCCTGAAAGATATTTTATTGATAAAGGATTATATCTGCCCGGGAACTGA